Proteins encoded by one window of Desulfobulbaceae bacterium:
- a CDS encoding diguanylate cyclase, whose translation MVNTEQQQQKILIVEDQVDAQAWLRDNATAIGFDAEICSSGEAAWALFNNDCYRLVIIEWNLPADTSRTLCRQIKSSPVGGYCTILMIANQVNSIDQTTALMAGACYCMDQPVMTSQIADWLAIAKRSMSERLAIEQTVKSIDRYKLELEDVNSQLEGSIEHANQLAMDAERAYIEVNQIFKTVAGGIALVNNDFEIIRNNETFLKMANTTADQVKSRKCYEAFHSTLCNTPECPLTRINNGEKRVESQIEKQDINGETIYYSIVSTPFRGLVGELLGMVEHITDITTKVKAEILLKESESRYKELSIVDELTGLFNKRHFNETLRNETDRSRRYNRPLSMIIMDIDNFKHFNDTFGHAEGDKVLSVMGKIITQSIRTIDRGNRYGGEEFTVILPDTTAEEAIFVAERIRQTFAATDFFPQQGEKVNKTVSLGITQFLTEDTPNSLIKRADRNLYQAKESGKNCYVLT comes from the coding sequence ATGGTTAATACAGAACAGCAACAACAAAAAATCCTCATCGTCGAAGATCAAGTTGATGCCCAAGCATGGTTGCGCGACAATGCCACAGCCATTGGTTTCGACGCAGAGATTTGTTCTTCTGGAGAGGCTGCCTGGGCCTTATTTAACAATGACTGTTATCGCCTAGTTATCATCGAATGGAACTTACCTGCCGATACAAGCCGTACTCTTTGCCGACAGATCAAATCATCTCCTGTTGGCGGTTATTGCACCATCCTCATGATCGCAAATCAAGTCAATTCTATCGACCAGACCACTGCTCTCATGGCTGGGGCCTGCTACTGCATGGACCAACCGGTCATGACATCACAAATTGCTGACTGGCTCGCCATTGCCAAACGTAGTATGTCGGAACGCCTAGCCATTGAACAAACAGTAAAATCCATTGATCGGTACAAACTTGAACTGGAAGACGTAAACTCACAACTTGAAGGGTCCATAGAACACGCAAATCAATTAGCCATGGATGCGGAAAGGGCGTATATCGAAGTCAATCAGATCTTCAAGACCGTGGCTGGCGGGATCGCTTTAGTCAACAATGACTTCGAAATCATCCGCAACAACGAAACCTTTCTAAAAATGGCCAATACCACCGCTGATCAGGTCAAAAGCCGCAAGTGTTACGAGGCGTTCCACTCCACCCTCTGCAACACACCAGAGTGTCCTCTGACGAGAATAAATAATGGCGAAAAACGGGTTGAAAGCCAAATCGAAAAGCAAGATATAAACGGTGAGACGATCTATTACAGCATCGTCTCCACCCCATTTCGTGGCTTGGTGGGAGAACTGCTGGGAATGGTCGAGCACATCACCGACATCACAACCAAGGTCAAGGCAGAAATACTGCTTAAGGAGAGTGAGAGCCGTTACAAAGAACTCAGCATTGTCGATGAATTGACAGGTCTCTTCAATAAACGCCATTTCAACGAGACCCTGCGGAATGAAACCGACCGATCAAGACGGTATAACCGCCCTCTATCCATGATCATTATGGACATCGACAACTTCAAACACTTTAATGACACCTTCGGTCATGCTGAGGGAGACAAAGTTTTGTCCGTCATGGGGAAGATTATCACCCAAAGCATCAGAACCATTGACCGAGGTAATCGCTATGGCGGGGAAGAATTTACCGTCATCCTGCCAGACACAACAGCAGAAGAGGCGATTTTTGTGGCGGAACGGATCAGACAAACCTTTGCAGCGACGGATTTTTTTCCCCAGCAGGGCGAAAAGGTTAACAAGACCGTTAGTCTCGGCATCACCCAATTTCTAACCGAGGACACACCAAACAGTCTCATCAAACGCGCCGATAGAAATCTTTATCAAGCCAAGGAGTCCGGCAAAAATTGCTACGTGCTGACATAA